A segment of the Bacteroidales bacterium WCE2008 genome:
CTCATGGGGCTTCGACTCCGCCGACTTTCTGAACTGCGTGGCGAGATACTCCCTGCCTTCGGCGGGACAGTCCCCCCTGCTTCATGGGCTTTATATCCTGGAAACATGTAAACGCATCGAGCGCCGGCTCGGCCGTCAGGAGGACCTCCGCTTCGACGGAAATGGCCGCCGGATCTACGGCGACCGTCCGATCGACATCGACATCCTTTTCTACGGTTGCGACCGGATCGACACCGACCGTCTGACCGTTCCGCACAAGCTTATGCGCGAGCGGGATTTCGTGATGGTACCGCTGCGTCAGATAGCTGAAAGCGACGTTATCGCCTCATTTCCTGAGATATTTAATTTTAAATGATTATTTTTGCAGATTAAACGGAAAAATATAAAAAACAGATAGATACTATGACACAGGAAGAACTTTTCAAGATTCTTGTCGCACATTGCAAGGAATATGGATTCATATTCCCGTCCAGCGAGATTTATGATGGACTTGCCGCCGTTTATGATTACGGCCAGATGGGTGTAGAACTCAAAAACAACATAAAGAGATATTGGTGGGAAGCCATGACTCGTCTCAACGAGAACGTAGTCGGCATCGATTCCTGCATTTTCATGCATCCTAAGACCTGGGTCGCTTCCGGCCACGTAGCCGCTTTCAACGACCCTCTTATCGATAATAAAGACTCCAAGAAGAGATACCGTGCAGATAACCTTATCGAGGATTATCTCGGAAAGATCGAGGAGAAGATAGCCAAGGAAGTAGCTAAGGGCAAGAAGAAATTCGGAGACAGCTTCGACGAGGCCCAGTTCCGCGCTACCAACCCTAACGTACTCCGCGAGCAGGCTAAGTACGACGAGGTGCACAACCGCTACAAGGCTGCCGAGGACGCCAACGACCTTCAGGCTTACCGCCAGATCATCATAGACTGCGGTATCGTCTGCCCTATTTCTGGTACCGCCAACTGGACAGAGGTACGTCAGTTCAACCTTATGTTCAGCACCCAGGGTTCCAACACCGGCAACAGCGACGACGTGCTTTATCTCCGTCCTGAGACCGCCCAGGGTATCTTCGTAGAGTATCTCAACGTGCAGAAGACCGGCCGCATGAAGATTCCTTTCGGTATCGCACAGATCGGAAAGGCCTTCAGAAACGAGATCGTGGCCCGTCAGTTCATCTTCAGGATGAAAGAGTTCGAGCAGATGGAGATGGAGTTCTTCGTAAGGCCTGGAACCGAGATGGAGTTCTTCAAGATGTGGAAAGAGAACCGTATGAAATGGCATGTAAACCTCGGTATGGGTGCCGAGAACTATCGTTTCCACGACCATGAGAAACTTGCGCATTACGCAAATGCCGCAACCGATATAGAATTCAACTTCCCATTCGGCTTCAAGGAGCTCGAGGGTATCCACTCAAGGACCGACTTCGACCTCGGAAACCACCAGAAACTTTCCGGAAAGAAGATCCAGTACTTCGATCCTGAGACAGGCGAGAGCTATGTTCCATACTGCGTCGAGACTTCTATCGGCGTCGACCGTATGTTCCTTGCCGTTCTTTCTCACTCTTACAACGTAGAGCAGCTCGAGAACGGTGAAAGCCGCGTAGTGCTCAGCATCCCTGCCCCGCTCGCACCGGTCAAGGTTGCAGTGCTCCCTCTCGTGAAGAAAGACGGTCTGCCTGAGAAGGCCCAGGAAGTTGTCAACGAGCTCAAATACGACTTCGCATACCAGTACGACGAGAAAGACTCCATCGGAAAGCGCTACCGTCGTCAGGATGCCATCGGTACTCCGTTCTGCGTGACCATCGACAACGAGACCATGAACGACAACTGCGTGACCGTCCGCGACCGCGACACCATGCAGCAGACCCGCGTGCCGATCTCTGAGCTCCGCGCCATGATCGACAAGAAGGTCAACATGAGCAACCTTCTCCGTAACCTTTAATCGGGTTTTATGAAATCGGGATATCTTATAGTGGCTATGGCGGCTTCGGTCGTCATAGCCTCTTGTTCTTCTGAAGGTGACCGGATTCTCCGGAGCGCCTCCGACTGCATCATGGCAGCCCCTGACAGCGCCCTGACCATTCTCGAGAACGCCGACAAGGATATCCTCAGGTCAAGCCGCCAGAAGGCGGAATACGCCCTTCTCTATGCCATGGCCCTCGACGCCAACTACGGTTATGTCAATGTGGCCGGCGAGGACGACCTGTCCTCCGCAGTCGCCTATTTCGACCGCCGCGGACCGGAAGACAAAAAAATGATGGCCTGGTACCATCTGGGCCTCATTCAGGAGAAGAACGGCGACAACAATAAAGCTACTGTATCATTCACCCGCGCAGAGCGGTCCGCCCGGAAGGTCGGGGACGCCTCCAGTCTCGGGGATATACTCATGGCCCTTTCGCGCACTTATACTGCCGCCGGTGCCGTCAGTTCGGCCGCCAGGAAGCAGTACGAGGCTTACCAGACCTTCGAATCGGTTCCGGATCGCCGCAGGAGCCTGTCGGCCCTGCTGGACTATGCCCTTTCTTTCGAGGCCATGGACCGGTACGATGATGCCGACGCCGTCTACCGCAATGTCCTTTTCTCGGCCCATGAAGCCGCAGATACTCTGACCGAAGTTCGCTGCCTTCGGGCATACGCATCCATGGTCATAGAAAAGAAGGATCAGGACCCCGCCCTCGCCGTCAATATGCTGTCGAGAGTCTCGGAGGACCTCCGCAGCCCGCTCGGATCCATGGATATGGGAGTGCTTGCGTATTCGTATGCTCTGCTGGGAAATCGCGCCGAGGCGAAGGCTGCGCTTGCGAAGTCGTCCGATCTGGCCGAAACAGTGGCGGAAAAGGCCCGTTTTTCGTTCCGGGAGTACCAGGTGGAGTCCTTGTCGGGTAACACTGCTGCGGCGCTCAGAGCGCTCGAAAAAGTGGTTTCTGCGACGGATGCCCGTTCCTCCGGGAATTCTGCTCTTTCTTCGCAGATAGATTACCTTTCTGAAAGGGAGGAAATAGATGCTGAAAGGACAAGGTCGTCCAAGATGAGACTGTGGGCTCTGATATTGCTTCTGTCCGCGATTACTGCAACTGTGCTGTGGTTCCTGAAGGCCCGCAAGATCCAGACAGACAAGATAATCTCCGAGGAAAAGGCCGAGACGGAGAAGTACATGACCATCGCGGAGGAGATGGAATCCCGTGTCAACAATATGCAGTCTAGGCTTAAGGAGCCGGGTAAACTGGCGGAAAACTATGCTGTGCTGGAGCGTCTTTGCGAGCAGTATTATGTCTATGAGGGGACCGATAATCTCCAGCCTAAGATTCTGAAGGAGGTCAAGAGCGTTATTGAGACGCTCCGCGGGGATACGGCCGGTCTCGAGGATATGCTGAACCGCCGTTATGACGGGATCATGAAGAAGTTCAGGGAGCAGTTCCAGGGGCTGAAGGAGGACGATATGAGGTTGTTCTGCTTCATGGCTGCCGGCTTCTCCAGCACGACTATCTCTACGCTCATGGAGCATGACAAGCAGTATATCTATAACAGGATCTACAGACTGAAGGGCAGAATCGCCTCTTCTTCCGCTGCGGACAGGGATCTTTTCCTGGAGTTCATCGGCAAATAAAAAACAAACAGGAGTACCGCAAGCAAACCAAAATAGCTGTACTCCTGTCCTGAATTTTCCGGCAATCCAGACGCCCTTATTTCAAACACCTCGGTGTATGTGGTGAGGTTATTATTTCTGATACAAAGGTACGCCTAATTATATGTCCCACCAACTTTCTGCACTTTTTAAAACTCTCACGAGGTCTCTAAAATACTATTGAATATCAATAAGTTACAGATGTGAAATTTTGCAAAAATCTCTCACTTTCGTAAACGCTTGAAAATCAATGCATTATATAATATATTGAATTTCAATAATTTAGCTCTTTTACCCCCAGCAGGCATATTTGTTGCATTCAAAAATATGGACATTAATCACTTAAACATTTTTTTATGAAGACCTTACTCACATTCGCGATTGCATTGTTGCTATCTGTGCCATGTTTTTCTCAAATCCAATCTCCGAAAATTGCTCTTGATACTCCGACTGAGCAGTTCCTGGCGAAACTGGATAAAATTACTCCGCTCATGAAGAAGGAGGCCGTCCTTCCTATTTTGGGCAATCCATACAAGACTTCGATGATTAAGACTATCGACGGCGATGTCTACGAGGCTCTCTCGTACAAGACTTATGTGTACAAAAGGACCCGTACCACGACCGTGATAGTGTATTCTATGGTTTTCAGGAACTCGAAGCTGATCATGATTGATGAGGAGGAGGAAATCGCCGATGGCGGTCATGCGAAGATCAGTGGTGTCGACCTCTGGGCTATCGCCAAGAATTATCTTGAAATCAAATACCAGCCATAATTCCTGTTTCAAAACAGTCTGACATTTACCAGCTCGGGCGGAAATCGTTCTCCAACGGTCCCCGCCCGTGTTTCTATCGCCCCCTGTTCCGCTGCCGCAATCACCGGCGGAACTCCTCGTGGTCTCGGCTCTGTTCCGCCGACTCTGTCGGCTCCATCCCTCCCAATGTCTACATCGTCCTGCTCCGCAGAACTCGTATCCATCGGGCCCCTCCCTCTGACGTGGCCGAGGGTGGCCACGCTCGCCGAGACCAGAGGACACCCGCCGTTCTACACGGCGTCGCTGGCCGCTCCCACACTCACCGCTTTTCCTCAATTCCTCCGGCGTCTCCGCCACCCGTCCGCCTGCTCTGCGGTCGCTGTCCTGCGGCGTCCAGGTGACGGGCCGCCTCCGTCAGGTTCGGAAAAGCTGCTCAGTCGCTGTCGCCGCCTAAACGGCTAACTCAGTCCTTTTACGCCGCCATCGTCGCTTCGCTCGAAGTCGCCGTAACGTCCTTCAGACACACGCCGTTTTTCACGGCGCCGACGGCCACTCCCTCGCTCACCGCTTTTCCTCAATTCCTCCGGCGTATCCGCCACCCGTGCGCCAGCTTGTTCTCCGCTGTCCCCTAGCCACCAAGGCCAGCGACATCTCATTCTCTGCTTTTTCACCGGCGTCTCCGCCAGCCGTCCTTCGTGCAATTGACACGTCCTCGTACATCGAGTCCTCTAATCCGTCGGATAAAGCGTTGAGGGTGCACGACATATGGACAGAGATGTGTCTGTTGCGGGGTACTGCACCCTCACCCCTGATTTTTCGGCATTGAGGGTGCAACAACGTGCCACTGAGCGCGCTGTACTGTGGTATGCTGCCCCCTCAGCCTTGATTTTCCGACATTGAGGGTGCAGTAATGTGTCACTGAGCGACCTGTACTAAGGGATGGTGCACCCTTAACCTTGATTTTCTGGCATTGAGGGTGCAGCAATGTGTCACTGAGCGACCTGTACTGTGGTATGCCGCACCCTCAACATTAAAATAGTGCACGCCGTTCTTCACGGCGTCGCTGTCGGCAGAGACATCTGGTAGAAACGGGCGGCAAAAATGTGCAAAAAAGGCACGCCGGAGGGGGCGCGCCTATATCTTGTCGAATAAACGGACCAGTTAGTTCTTCTTGAGAGCGAAGCCGATCTTCATGTTGTTGTAGTTGCCGGCGAGGCTGCTGATTGCGCCTGCGGTCTCGTTCTGCTTACCTACATAAGCAAGGGCGGTCTTTACAAAGCTGAGGAACTTCTTGCCATTGAAGAGCATCTTGCATCCGCCTGGAGTGCCCTCGAGAGCGCCGGTCATGTTGAAGAACTTGAGAGTCTTGCCGAACTGGAGCTGGACGCTCTTACCGTCGTCAAGAGTCTTCCAAGTACCGGTGATAGGAACATTCATTATGGTGCAAGTAAAAGTGAGGTCCTCGTTGAAAGTAAACTTCATTACCCCGGCCTTCAGGCCAACCTGCTGGAGATAACCGTCCACCTTGCCTTCAATACCTGAAGAAACAGCTGTTCCTGCCACGTTAGAAAGCGCATTGTCGCCTCCGAGAGAGATTGCGGAACCAGTATAAGTCCAGTTACCAGGGAGACTTACAGCATTAGTATTGCCAGTGTAGGCATAGACAACCTTGGAAACAGTGCCAAGAATGTCAGAAGACTTGCCAAGGCTGCCGAGAAGGCCACCGAGGTTCTGTGCGGAAACCGCACCTGCAAGCATCATGGATGCTGCGATGACTGTAAGGAATTTTTTCATAATTCTGATATTGTTAGTGAAACTATTAACTATCTGGCTGATAAAACATTATTCATTCCAGCCCTGCGATTTGAGCGGGAACTCCACCCCATCAGGAGAGACAAGCACCGTGCCAGCCTCCGGAAGGGCCAGATGGCCGATGATATCGAAGGTCTGGAAATCATGACGGAATTTCTCCATCTTCAGGATAGGCACTACAAAGAGCAGACGGTAGTCCTCTCCTCCGTTCATCGCGGCAGAAACCGGGTCCACGTCCATCTCTTTTCCGAGCTCGAAGGAGTTGCCTTCGAACGGAATCTTCTCCGCATACACCTTCGCGCCCAGACCAGTCTCCCGAGAAATGCGTTTAACGGCATCTGCGAGGCCTCTGGTGACGAGGACGCCGCAGGATGGGACAATGTCAGACTCTTCCATCTGAAGCACCGTAGAAGCGTTAATTTCGGGTTTCAGGTAAGAGCCTACCATCATCTTGTATTTCTCGAGATCTTCCGGAGTCTCTCCTCCGTCGTATTTCTTCAGTCCGCGCTCCAGAAGCTTGAACCCGAAAAACGCACCGCCAAGACTGCCCGAAATGCAGAGCAGGTCCTTGCTGGCTGGCTTCGGACGACGCCTCTCCATCAGAAGGGACGTCTCGCCGACAGCGCTGAGACTGATGGTCAGTCCGTTCTTGGACGG
Coding sequences within it:
- a CDS encoding 7,8-dihydro-6-hydroxymethylpterin-pyrophosphokinase (HPPK), with amino-acid sequence METIPLYLSLGSNVGDREMNIKQALGMLDDAFPGARTALSEVLEFPSWGFDSADFLNCVARYSLPSAGQSPLLHGLYILETCKRIERRLGRQEDLRFDGNGRRIYGDRPIDIDILFYGCDRIDTDRLTVPHKLMRERDFVMVPLRQIAESDVIASFPEIFNFK
- a CDS encoding glycyl-tRNA synthetase translates to MTQEELFKILVAHCKEYGFIFPSSEIYDGLAAVYDYGQMGVELKNNIKRYWWEAMTRLNENVVGIDSCIFMHPKTWVASGHVAAFNDPLIDNKDSKKRYRADNLIEDYLGKIEEKIAKEVAKGKKKFGDSFDEAQFRATNPNVLREQAKYDEVHNRYKAAEDANDLQAYRQIIIDCGIVCPISGTANWTEVRQFNLMFSTQGSNTGNSDDVLYLRPETAQGIFVEYLNVQKTGRMKIPFGIAQIGKAFRNEIVARQFIFRMKEFEQMEMEFFVRPGTEMEFFKMWKENRMKWHVNLGMGAENYRFHDHEKLAHYANAATDIEFNFPFGFKELEGIHSRTDFDLGNHQKLSGKKIQYFDPETGESYVPYCVETSIGVDRMFLAVLSHSYNVEQLENGESRVVLSIPAPLAPVKVAVLPLVKKDGLPEKAQEVVNELKYDFAYQYDEKDSIGKRYRRQDAIGTPFCVTIDNETMNDNCVTVRDRDTMQQTRVPISELRAMIDKKVNMSNLLRNL
- a CDS encoding thiamine-phosphate kinase, translated to MAEENFSDLGRIEAIKRLYEGTSYKPFAPQNFETKGQAYISNHSRVFLEGIDFDLVYFPLKHLGYKCVTAVTGEIYADFSHPRTLSVVLGISAKLDFSHVSDLWKGIVTAAKEHGYENVSLDLVPSKNGLTISLSAVGETSLLMERRRPKPASKDLLCISGSLGGAFFGFKLLERGLKKYDGGETPEDLEKYKMMVGSYLKPEINASTVLQMEESDIVPSCGVLVTRGLADAVKRISRETGLGAKVYAEKIPFEGNSFELGKEMDVDPVSAAMNGGEDYRLLFVVPILKMEKFRHDFQTFDIIGHLALPEAGTVLVSPDGVEFPLKSQGWNE